CATCGAGTCGACGGGCCTGTTCACCGACGCGGAGAAGGCCAAGGGCCACATCGCCGCGGGCGCCAAGAAGGTCATCATCTCGGCTCCGGCCAAGGGTGAGGACATCACGGTCGTCATGGGCGTGAACGACGACAAGCTCGACCTCGCCAAGCACACGATCATCTCGAACGCCTCCTGCACCACGAACTGCCTCGCGCCGGTCGTGAAGGTGCTGCTCCAGGAAGGCTTCGGCGTCGAGGAAGGCCTCATGACGACGGTCCACTCCTACACCGCGACCCAGAAGACGGTCGACGGTCCCTCGAAGAAGGACTGGAAGGGTGGCCGTACCGCCGCCCAGAACATCATCCCGTCCTCGACGGGCGCCGCGAAGGCCACCGCCCTCGTGCTGCCGGAAGTGAAGGGCAAGCTCACCGGCATGTCCCTCCGCGTTCCGACCCCGACCGTGTCGGTCGTCGATCTCACCGTCCGCACCGTCAAGGAGACCTCCTACAAGGAGATCTGCGCGGCGATGAAGAAGGCCAGCGAGACCTACCTCAAGGGTGTGCTCGCCTACACGACCGACGAGGTCGTCTCGAGCGACTTCATTCACGACAAGCACTCGTCGATCTTCGACGCGGGCGCGGGCATCGAGCTCAACAGCAAGTTCTTCAAGCTCGTGTCGTGGTACGACAACGAGTGGGGCTATTCGAACCGCGTGGTCGATCTCACCAAGAAGATCGCCGCGAAGCTGTAACTCGTAACAGTCATCCGAACCTCTATTGAACCACAGAGGCACGGAGAGCACGGAGGCAGGCAGGCTGCTCTGTGAACTCTGTGTCTCTGTGGTTCAGCTTTTTTAGCCATGGCCAAGTTCAAAACCATTCGTGACCTGACTCTCGCCGGGAAGCGCGTCCTCATGCGCGTCGACTTCAATGTCCCGCAGGACAAGGCGACCGGTGCGATCACCAACAACCAGCGCATTGTCGCGGCGCTGCCGACGATCAAGTACGCCCTCGAGCAGGGCGCCTCGGTCGTGCTGATGTCCCATCTCGGCCGACCGGACGGCAAGAAAATCGCCAAGTTCTCGCTCAAGCCCGTGGCCGACGAACTCGGCAAGCTGCTGGGCAAGCCCGTCACCTTCCTCGACGACTGCGTCGGGCCGGCCGTGGAGGCCGCCTGCGCGCCGGGCAAGCTCAAGGCCGGC
The Opitutus sp. ER46 DNA segment above includes these coding regions:
- the gap gene encoding type I glyceraldehyde-3-phosphate dehydrogenase; this translates as MAVKVAINGFGRIGRLVFRALVEQGLLGTTLDVVAVGDIVPADNLAYLLKYDSTQGRFNGTVGSKKSAADKAEDDVLIVNGKEILVVSAKTPAELPWAKLGVQLVIESTGLFTDAEKAKGHIAAGAKKVIISAPAKGEDITVVMGVNDDKLDLAKHTIISNASCTTNCLAPVVKVLLQEGFGVEEGLMTTVHSYTATQKTVDGPSKKDWKGGRTAAQNIIPSSTGAAKATALVLPEVKGKLTGMSLRVPTPTVSVVDLTVRTVKETSYKEICAAMKKASETYLKGVLAYTTDEVVSSDFIHDKHSSIFDAGAGIELNSKFFKLVSWYDNEWGYSNRVVDLTKKIAAKL